GGCAGGGGGATTGCCGTGGCATTTGCCGCGCGCGGTTGCGCCGTAGTTGCCGCTGCCCGCACGAAGTCGGAAGTGGACGAAACAGTCAAGTTGGTCGAAGATGCGGGAGTCCCTGCCCTTGGAGTCGTGTGCGATGTAACAGACGCGACCCAAGTCCGTGCGATGGTCGACTCAGCGCTTAAGCAATTTGGAGCCATCGATATACTTGTGAATAACGCAGGCTATGCCTGCTTCAAGCCATTCACGGAACTCACCCCCGAGGAATGGCAGCGTACACTCGACGTCAATCTCACTGCGCCCTTCTATTGCACGCAAGCGGTGTTGCCGTCGATGATGGCGCGACGTTCGGGCCGTATCATCAACATCTCGAGTGTGGCCGGCTTGAAACCCATCCTGAACCAAAGCGCCTACTGCGCGTCCAAGTTCGGACTTAACGGCCTCACCCGAACCCTTGCCCTTGAATTGCGCGCCTACGGTATCGGAGTCCATAGCATTTGTCCCGGAGGTGTGGACACTCGCCTCGCTCAGGAGGCCATGCCGGATCGCGACAAGACCGATTGGATGACCCCCGAAGACATCGCCGAAACGTGCATCTATCTCGCATCGCTTAGCCCGCGCGCGGCAGTGGACGAGATCATGATTCGCCGTTTCGATAGCGTTCCGCTCGGGGGATAAGGAATTCGAAATGGTAGGGCGTCATCGTCATGAATGATGACTGGGTTCCTGGACGGCAAACCACCATTCGCGATGCGCTTGACGCGCAAGGAGAGGATCCCCTCGTTTGCGCCGAAGGAACGGTCGAGCGCATCGTGTTCGAAAGCCAGGATAGTGGGTTCATTGTCGCCCGGCTACAGGAAGAGGGTAAGCCGTATCTCACGACGTTCGTCGGCAACGGCCTTGCCATTTCTCCCGGCGAGACGATTCGAATCTGGGGGCGTT
This window of the Candidatus Hydrogenedentota bacterium genome carries:
- a CDS encoding SDR family oxidoreductase, yielding MLKGKTILVTGAGRGIGRGIAVAFAARGCAVVAAARTKSEVDETVKLVEDAGVPALGVVCDVTDATQVRAMVDSALKQFGAIDILVNNAGYACFKPFTELTPEEWQRTLDVNLTAPFYCTQAVLPSMMARRSGRIINISSVAGLKPILNQSAYCASKFGLNGLTRTLALELRAYGIGVHSICPGGVDTRLAQEAMPDRDKTDWMTPEDIAETCIYLASLSPRAAVDEIMIRRFDSVPLGG